In the genome of Nocardioides seonyuensis, one region contains:
- a CDS encoding proteasome assembly chaperone family protein: MAERLVHIVDDAEVLDEAGDLTLVCVLTGFLDAGKSAELAASYLADLSESKVVATFDVDVFHDYRARRPPVTFVRDRYDSYEAPRLVVRALRDTGGTPFLLLQGPEPDTRWEGFARAVREVIEHFGVSRTVGMGAVPMAVPHTRPIAITPHANRPELVLGHSPWQGELRVPASAQALLEIRLGEWGHDALGFVAHIPHYLAQMEYPQAAVALVEQVELGGRLTVDLTELRAAAESTEAEIERYLESHDEVGEVVRGLEQQYDAFREAEESGSSLLAADEPLPTGEEIGRQFEQFLAGLDEDER; the protein is encoded by the coding sequence ATGGCCGAAAGACTCGTGCACATCGTCGACGACGCCGAGGTCCTCGACGAGGCCGGCGACCTCACCCTCGTCTGTGTCCTGACCGGGTTCCTGGATGCCGGCAAGTCGGCCGAGCTGGCTGCTTCCTACCTCGCCGACCTGAGCGAGAGCAAGGTCGTGGCGACCTTCGACGTCGACGTGTTCCACGACTACCGCGCCCGTCGCCCACCGGTGACCTTCGTGCGCGACCGGTACGACTCCTACGAGGCTCCCCGGCTCGTGGTGCGCGCGCTGCGCGACACGGGTGGGACGCCGTTCCTGCTCCTGCAGGGTCCCGAGCCCGACACGAGGTGGGAGGGCTTCGCGCGTGCTGTCCGCGAGGTGATCGAGCACTTCGGGGTGTCGCGAACCGTCGGGATGGGCGCGGTGCCCATGGCCGTGCCCCACACCAGGCCGATCGCGATCACCCCGCACGCCAACCGCCCCGAGCTGGTCCTCGGTCACAGCCCGTGGCAGGGCGAGCTTCGCGTCCCGGCGAGCGCGCAGGCGCTCCTCGAGATCCGACTCGGGGAGTGGGGCCACGACGCCCTCGGGTTCGTCGCCCACATCCCGCACTACCTGGCCCAGATGGAGTACCCCCAGGCGGCTGTCGCGCTTGTCGAGCAGGTCGAGCTCGGGGGGCGACTCACCGTCGACCTGACCGAGCTCCGCGCGGCCGCCGAGTCGACCGAGGCCGAGATCGAGCGCTACCTGGAGTCCCACGACGAGGTCGGCGAGGTGGTGCGGGGCCTCGAGCAGCAGTACGACGCCTTCCGCGAGGCCGAGGAGTCAGGGAGCTCCCTCCTCGCGGCGGACGAACCCTTGCCCACGGGCGAGGAGATCGGTCGTCAGTTCGAGCAGTTCCTCGCCGGTCTCGACGAGGACGAGCGCTGA
- a CDS encoding acyl-CoA thioesterase: MAGSAAELVELLELEQIDLNLYRGSQPRRTTRQRVFGGQVAAQAVMAAQQTVEDALVIHSLHSYFLRPGDHEVPIVYDVERTRDGASFVTRRVLARQHGRPIFQLSCSFQRPEDGMEHQDRQPDVIPPEDAVPIADLVRQRGQEAFEEWDREWSALDGRYIGTSAMGLPEDPDHPAKARLWVRIDGDLGDDRALQAAAFTYASDLTLLGAALVPHGIGIYSSRLQPASLDHSIWFHRPFRADEWWLYDQASPFAGGARGMTTARVFTREGELVATVAQEGLIRLRDGRAQSS, translated from the coding sequence ATGGCCGGCAGTGCCGCCGAGCTCGTGGAGCTCCTGGAGCTCGAGCAGATCGACCTCAACCTCTACCGGGGGTCCCAGCCCCGCCGCACGACCCGCCAGCGCGTGTTCGGAGGACAGGTCGCGGCCCAAGCCGTGATGGCTGCCCAGCAGACGGTCGAGGACGCCCTGGTCATCCACTCCCTCCACTCCTACTTCCTGCGACCCGGGGACCACGAGGTCCCGATCGTCTACGACGTCGAGCGCACCCGCGACGGGGCGAGCTTCGTCACGCGCCGTGTCCTGGCGCGGCAGCACGGCCGTCCGATCTTCCAGCTCTCGTGCAGCTTCCAGAGGCCTGAGGACGGCATGGAGCACCAGGACCGCCAGCCCGACGTGATCCCTCCCGAGGATGCGGTTCCCATCGCAGATCTCGTGCGCCAGCGTGGTCAGGAGGCGTTCGAGGAGTGGGACCGCGAGTGGTCGGCGCTCGACGGTCGCTACATCGGTACCTCCGCCATGGGCCTCCCCGAGGATCCCGACCATCCGGCCAAGGCGCGGCTGTGGGTGCGCATCGACGGCGACCTCGGCGACGACCGGGCACTCCAGGCGGCCGCGTTCACCTATGCCAGCGACCTGACCCTGCTGGGCGCGGCCCTGGTGCCACACGGGATCGGCATCTACTCGAGCCGGCTCCAGCCGGCGTCCCTGGACCACTCGATCTGGTTCCACCGCCCCTTCCGGGCGGATGAGTGGTGGCTCTACGACCAGGCCTCGCCGTTCGCCGGCGGAGCCCGGGGGATGACCACGGCGCGGGTCTTCACCCGTGAGGGCGAGCTCGTCGCGACGGTGGCACAGGAGGGCCTGATCCGCCTCCGGGACGGCCGCGCGCAGTCCTCCTAG
- a CDS encoding peptidoglycan DD-metalloendopeptidase family protein: MRLPRPLLGPLAGLASMTLVVTTGAAFAARSTPPLTPYQMPFPCGETWAGSTRAGHSPSIRSIDWNRNPDAGAPVVAAAGGTVTTAQASSSGGYGRYVVIDHGNGESSLYAHLNSVSAGLGQRVDQGTMIGTVGNTGNSRGSHLHFEQKSGKAVVDAWFGGVAFKPGALTSANCVDVPLAGNFTGDPAAETAVFRRARRSTFIVSPTSSAPIQVRFGRAFDEPLLGDWDGDGQLDVGVRTPRRSKFKLRTANGVAKIKFGLVSDRPISGDWNGDGSSEIGVHRASDATFWQRQPDGSTAPVWLGDGDDLPVTGDWDGDRRTDLGVFDQSTATFTLRTTTADGLSLLSVVQLGAPGDLPVTGDWDGNGITDLGVWSPTTALLSQGFAPMSARPGTTATPTRVVRVGRSR, from the coding sequence ATGCGCTTGCCGCGACCCCTGCTCGGACCCCTTGCGGGGCTGGCCTCCATGACGCTGGTGGTGACCACTGGGGCGGCGTTCGCGGCACGGAGCACACCACCGCTGACGCCGTACCAGATGCCGTTCCCCTGCGGTGAGACGTGGGCGGGATCCACCCGGGCCGGTCACAGCCCGAGCATCAGGTCCATCGACTGGAACCGCAATCCCGACGCCGGTGCCCCGGTCGTGGCCGCCGCCGGCGGGACGGTGACGACTGCCCAGGCGTCGTCCAGTGGCGGCTACGGCCGCTACGTCGTGATCGACCACGGCAACGGCGAGAGCTCGCTCTACGCCCACCTCAACAGCGTGAGCGCGGGGCTCGGCCAACGAGTCGACCAGGGCACCATGATCGGCACGGTCGGAAACACGGGGAACTCGCGCGGCTCCCACCTGCACTTCGAGCAGAAGTCGGGGAAGGCCGTCGTGGACGCGTGGTTCGGCGGCGTGGCTTTCAAGCCCGGCGCCCTCACCTCCGCCAACTGCGTCGACGTTCCGCTGGCGGGCAACTTCACCGGCGACCCGGCCGCCGAGACCGCGGTGTTCCGTCGAGCGCGCCGGTCGACCTTCATCGTCAGTCCCACGAGCTCGGCACCCATCCAGGTCCGCTTCGGGAGGGCGTTCGACGAGCCGCTCCTCGGGGACTGGGACGGTGACGGCCAGCTCGACGTGGGGGTGCGCACTCCGCGGCGGAGCAAGTTCAAGCTCCGCACCGCCAACGGGGTAGCGAAGATCAAGTTCGGGCTCGTCTCGGACCGTCCGATCAGCGGTGACTGGAACGGGGACGGCTCCAGCGAGATCGGCGTCCACCGGGCGAGCGACGCCACCTTCTGGCAGCGCCAGCCAGACGGCTCCACGGCACCGGTCTGGCTCGGCGACGGCGACGACCTGCCCGTGACCGGTGACTGGGACGGGGACCGTCGCACGGACCTGGGTGTCTTCGACCAGTCCACCGCGACCTTCACCCTGCGTACGACGACCGCCGACGGGCTGTCGCTGCTCTCGGTCGTGCAGCTCGGCGCGCCCGGCGACCTGCCGGTCACCGGCGACTGGGACGGCAACGGCATCACCGACCTCGGTGTGTGGTCGCCCACGACCGCGTTGCTCTCGCAGGGCTTCGCACCGATGTCCGCCAGGCCCGGCACGACGGCTACGCCCACGCGGGTGGTCCGTGTGGGGCGCAGCCGCTGA
- a CDS encoding MaoC family dehydratase, with protein MMGGPETKLLTGEPGGLTTLVRAALPAIPGVNLLPGVRKASSSTFRGLSYARPGVATTRKDVDAYSAVCGFPRKDTLPVPYPHMLAFPLHMAIMSDPAFPYPAIGMVHVENSITAHRPVEVGATLDVSASVAPPRAHAKGALLDFVTTATCDDEVVWESASVYLRRGPRVEGEPDPGLSVVDPPSGGVQWRLPADLGRTYAGVSGDHNPIHLYPLTAKALGFPRQIAHGMWTKARCIAAIENRLPDAVTVEVAFKKPVFLPGTVSFAARQVDGEHTFSLTSPKDGSPHLVGRATRA; from the coding sequence ATGATGGGCGGTCCCGAGACCAAGCTGCTCACCGGGGAGCCGGGCGGGCTGACCACCCTGGTGCGCGCAGCGCTCCCCGCCATCCCAGGCGTCAACCTCCTGCCCGGGGTGAGGAAGGCCTCCTCCAGCACGTTCCGAGGGCTCTCCTACGCCCGACCGGGGGTGGCGACGACCCGCAAGGACGTCGACGCCTACTCCGCGGTGTGCGGGTTCCCCCGCAAGGACACTCTTCCCGTGCCCTACCCGCACATGCTGGCGTTCCCGCTCCACATGGCGATCATGAGCGACCCCGCCTTCCCCTACCCCGCCATCGGGATGGTGCACGTCGAGAACTCCATCACCGCCCACCGTCCTGTCGAGGTGGGCGCGACCCTCGACGTGAGCGCCTCGGTGGCTCCGCCTCGCGCACATGCCAAGGGTGCCCTGCTCGACTTCGTCACGACCGCGACCTGCGACGACGAGGTCGTCTGGGAGTCCGCCTCCGTCTACCTGCGGCGCGGCCCGCGGGTGGAGGGTGAGCCTGACCCGGGGCTGTCCGTCGTGGACCCGCCCAGTGGGGGCGTGCAGTGGCGACTGCCGGCAGACCTGGGGCGCACCTACGCCGGAGTCTCCGGCGACCACAACCCCATCCACCTCTACCCGTTGACGGCGAAGGCACTGGGCTTCCCCCGCCAGATCGCCCACGGCATGTGGACCAAGGCGCGTTGCATCGCAGCGATCGAGAACCGCCTGCCCGACGCGGTCACTGTCGAGGTGGCGTTCAAGAAGCCGGTGTTCCTGCCGGGCACGGTCAGCTTCGCGGCTCGACAGGTCGACGGCGAGCACACGTTCTCGCTGACGAGCCCGAAGGACGGGTCTCCGCACCTGGTGGGAAGAGCCACCCGCGCCTGA
- a CDS encoding 3-oxoacyl-ACP reductase yields MSDRYQGFVSSPLGKLLVKNLGLPNPTPLERYEPGAPLVRGTVGLGGSGRLVADLPSVLDDLGIASTTETTTEEKYKGLVFDATGISEPGGLIALQEFFTPLMRSLDTCPRVVVLGTTPESVEGSERVAQRALEGFIRSLGKEIGRGGTVQLVYVNEGADAALASTLGFFLSPKSAYVSGQVVRIGAHGEQQAEPVDDWTRPLEGKVALVTGASRGIGEQIARVLHRDGALVVGVDVPQAASELQALMREIDGDHLTLDITAKDAPQRIAHHLREKHGGVDVVVHNAGITRDKKLANMAEDRWSSVINVNLTAPERITRTLLDEKVINDNGRVIGVASIAGIAGNVGQTNYAASKAGVIGLVDSLADEVGNGITVNAVAPGFIITAMTAAVPFATREVGQRLNAMSQGGLPVDVAEAIAWYASPASTAVNGNVVRVCGQMMLGA; encoded by the coding sequence ATGAGTGACCGCTACCAGGGATTCGTCTCGAGCCCCCTCGGCAAGCTGCTGGTGAAGAACCTCGGCCTCCCCAACCCCACTCCCCTCGAGCGGTACGAGCCCGGGGCCCCGCTCGTCCGTGGCACGGTCGGCCTGGGCGGCAGCGGTCGCCTGGTCGCAGACCTCCCCTCGGTCCTCGACGACCTCGGCATCGCCTCGACGACCGAGACCACGACGGAAGAGAAGTACAAGGGGCTCGTCTTCGACGCCACCGGCATCTCCGAGCCCGGCGGCCTGATCGCGCTCCAGGAGTTCTTCACCCCGTTGATGCGCAGCCTCGACACCTGCCCGCGGGTCGTGGTGCTCGGCACCACGCCTGAGTCGGTCGAGGGATCCGAACGTGTCGCACAGCGCGCTCTCGAGGGCTTCATCCGATCCCTGGGCAAGGAGATCGGCAGGGGCGGCACCGTCCAGCTCGTCTACGTGAACGAGGGCGCGGACGCCGCCCTCGCCTCCACGCTCGGGTTCTTCCTCTCCCCCAAGTCCGCCTACGTGTCGGGCCAGGTCGTGCGGATCGGTGCCCACGGAGAGCAGCAGGCCGAGCCGGTCGATGACTGGACCCGCCCGCTGGAGGGCAAGGTCGCGCTCGTCACCGGCGCGAGCCGCGGCATCGGGGAGCAGATCGCCCGCGTCCTCCACCGCGACGGAGCCCTCGTCGTCGGTGTCGACGTGCCCCAGGCAGCCAGCGAGCTCCAGGCGCTCATGCGGGAGATCGACGGTGACCACCTGACCCTCGACATCACGGCCAAGGACGCTCCCCAGCGCATCGCCCACCACCTCCGCGAGAAGCACGGCGGTGTGGACGTGGTGGTGCACAACGCCGGCATCACCCGCGACAAGAAGCTCGCCAACATGGCCGAGGACCGCTGGTCGAGCGTGATCAACGTCAACCTCACCGCCCCGGAGCGCATCACCCGCACCCTCCTGGACGAGAAGGTCATCAACGACAACGGCCGCGTCATCGGCGTGGCCTCCATCGCCGGCATCGCGGGCAACGTCGGTCAGACCAACTACGCCGCCTCCAAGGCGGGCGTGATCGGACTCGTCGACTCCCTCGCCGACGAGGTCGGGAACGGCATCACGGTCAACGCCGTCGCACCCGGCTTCATCATCACCGCCATGACGGCGGCGGTGCCGTTCGCCACTCGCGAGGTCGGCCAGCGTCTCAACGCGATGAGCCAGGGCGGGCTGCCGGTGGACGTCGCCGAGGCAATCGCGTGGTACGCCTCGCCCGCCTCCACGGCCGTCAACGGCAACGTCGTCCGGGTGTGCGGCCAGATGATGCTGGGCGCATGA
- a CDS encoding acetyl-CoA C-acetyltransferase — protein MQSTTRRVAIIGGNRIPFARSNTVYNDASNQEMLTAAVDGLVERFDLQGEQLGMVAGGAVMKHSRDFNLVREVVLGSRLSPSTPALDMQIACGTGLQAIITVANLIALGQIDSAIAGGADTTSDAPIAISEKLRKKLLAANTKRETKDKLLALARIRPGDIGISAPANREPRTGLSMGDHQALTALEWGVTREEQDELAAASHQNLARAWDSGWMDDLVTPFRGVERDNHMRPDSTVEKLAKLKPVFGKGEAATMTAGNSTPLSDGASAVLLASEEWAEQRGLPVLAYLTEFQTSAVDYVGGDEGLLMAPAYAVSEMLDRAGLTLQDFDYYEIHEAFAAQVLSTLKAWEDPVFCKERLGRDEPLGAIDRSKLNVNGSSLAAAHPFAATGGRIVPVAAKLLAEKGQGRALISICAAGGQGVVAILER, from the coding sequence ATGCAGTCCACGACCCGCCGCGTCGCCATCATCGGCGGAAACCGTATCCCCTTCGCCCGGTCCAACACCGTCTACAACGACGCCTCCAACCAGGAGATGCTCACCGCCGCTGTCGACGGCCTGGTCGAGCGCTTCGACCTCCAGGGCGAGCAGCTCGGCATGGTCGCCGGCGGTGCGGTCATGAAGCACAGCCGCGACTTCAACCTCGTGCGCGAAGTCGTCCTCGGTTCCAGGTTGAGCCCGAGCACGCCCGCCCTGGACATGCAGATCGCCTGCGGCACGGGGCTCCAGGCCATCATCACCGTGGCCAACCTCATCGCGCTCGGCCAGATCGACTCCGCCATCGCCGGAGGTGCCGACACCACGTCCGACGCGCCGATCGCCATCTCCGAGAAGCTGCGCAAGAAGCTCCTCGCGGCCAACACCAAGCGCGAGACCAAGGACAAGCTCCTCGCCCTGGCCAGGATCCGGCCCGGCGACATCGGCATCTCCGCCCCGGCCAACCGCGAGCCCCGCACCGGCCTTTCCATGGGCGACCACCAGGCGCTGACGGCGCTCGAGTGGGGCGTGACCCGTGAGGAGCAGGACGAGCTCGCCGCGGCGTCGCACCAGAACCTCGCGCGCGCCTGGGACTCCGGCTGGATGGACGACCTCGTCACCCCCTTCCGCGGGGTCGAGCGCGACAACCACATGCGCCCGGACTCCACCGTGGAGAAGCTCGCCAAGCTCAAGCCGGTCTTCGGCAAGGGCGAGGCGGCGACGATGACAGCAGGCAACTCCACGCCTCTGTCCGACGGCGCTTCGGCCGTGCTGCTCGCGTCCGAGGAGTGGGCCGAGCAGCGGGGGCTGCCCGTGCTGGCCTACCTCACCGAGTTCCAGACCTCGGCCGTCGACTACGTCGGCGGCGACGAGGGTCTGCTGATGGCGCCGGCCTATGCGGTCTCCGAGATGCTCGACCGGGCCGGTCTCACGCTCCAGGACTTCGACTACTACGAGATCCACGAGGCGTTCGCCGCCCAGGTGCTGTCCACCCTCAAGGCGTGGGAGGACCCGGTCTTCTGCAAGGAGCGACTCGGACGTGACGAGCCGCTCGGCGCGATCGACCGCAGCAAGCTCAACGTCAACGGGTCCTCGCTCGCTGCTGCTCACCCCTTCGCCGCGACCGGCGGCCGCATCGTCCCCGTCGCGGCCAAGCTGCTCGCTGAGAAGGGGCAGGGTCGCGCGCTCATCTCGATCTGCGCAGCCGGCGGCCAGGGCGTCGTCGCCATCCTCGAGCGCTGA
- the pyrR gene encoding bifunctional pyr operon transcriptional regulator/uracil phosphoribosyltransferase PyrR, with translation MADPRTVLDARDISRALTRISHEILERNKGASQLVLLGLHTRGVPLAHRIAQRIQAVEGAGVDVGELDVTMYRDDLRKQPTRRSHKTVIPGSGIDDKVVVLVDDVLFSGRTIRASLDALADLGRPSAVRLAVLVDRGHRELPIRADHVGKNLPSARTERVSVKVAEIDGEDEVTIS, from the coding sequence ATGGCTGACCCACGCACCGTCCTCGACGCCCGTGACATCTCCCGGGCACTGACGCGCATCTCCCACGAGATCCTCGAGCGCAACAAGGGCGCCAGCCAGCTCGTCCTGCTGGGCCTGCACACCCGCGGCGTCCCGCTGGCTCACCGCATCGCGCAGCGCATCCAGGCCGTGGAGGGCGCTGGGGTCGACGTGGGCGAGCTGGACGTGACGATGTACCGCGACGACCTGCGAAAACAGCCCACCCGACGCTCGCACAAGACCGTGATCCCCGGGTCCGGCATCGACGACAAGGTCGTCGTCCTGGTCGACGACGTGCTGTTCTCCGGTCGCACCATCAGGGCCTCGCTCGACGCCCTCGCCGACCTGGGGCGCCCCTCCGCCGTGCGTCTCGCCGTGCTGGTCGACCGCGGACACCGCGAGCTGCCCATCCGTGCCGACCACGTGGGCAAGAACCTCCCCAGCGCGCGCACCGAGCGCGTCAGCGTCAAGGTGGCCGAGATCGACGGCGAGGACGAGGTGACGATCTCGTGA
- a CDS encoding aspartate carbamoyltransferase catalytic subunit, giving the protein MKHLLSIDDVSRDEIETVFETAADMHDVQRREVKKLPALRGRTVVNLFFEDSTRTRSSFEIAGKWLSADVINISAKGSSASKGESLRDTVLTVCAMGVDGLVVRHPASGAAHQVSQWVDASVVNAGDGMHEHPTQALLDAYTLRTRLGSLQDRHVAIIGDLTHSRVFRSNVLCLTKLGARVTVVAPPTLMPAGVGAWSRAAGFETSYDVDAVLPEADAVMMLRVQRERMSGGYFPSAREYTVGYGLTRDRLALLKPDAPICHPGPMNRGLEIAADAADAAQSVVLEQVSGGLAIRMAVLYHLLAGEES; this is encoded by the coding sequence GTGAAGCACCTCCTGTCGATCGACGACGTGTCCCGCGACGAGATCGAGACCGTCTTCGAGACGGCCGCCGACATGCACGACGTCCAGCGTCGTGAGGTCAAGAAGCTGCCGGCCCTGCGCGGGCGCACGGTCGTGAACCTGTTCTTCGAGGACTCCACCCGCACCCGCTCCAGCTTCGAGATCGCCGGCAAGTGGCTCTCCGCCGACGTCATCAACATCAGCGCAAAGGGCTCGAGCGCGTCCAAGGGAGAGAGCCTCCGGGACACCGTCCTCACGGTCTGTGCGATGGGCGTCGACGGCCTGGTCGTCCGGCACCCCGCCAGCGGTGCGGCTCACCAGGTCAGCCAGTGGGTCGACGCGTCGGTCGTCAACGCGGGCGACGGCATGCACGAGCACCCGACGCAGGCCCTGCTCGACGCCTACACGCTCCGCACCCGGCTGGGGTCGCTCCAGGACCGGCACGTCGCCATCATCGGCGACCTGACGCACAGCCGGGTCTTCCGGTCCAACGTGCTGTGCCTGACCAAGCTCGGCGCACGGGTCACCGTCGTCGCCCCGCCGACGCTCATGCCGGCCGGCGTCGGCGCGTGGTCCCGGGCGGCGGGCTTCGAGACGTCGTACGACGTCGACGCGGTGCTGCCAGAGGCTGACGCGGTCATGATGCTCCGGGTCCAGCGCGAGCGCATGTCGGGGGGCTACTTCCCCAGCGCGCGGGAGTACACCGTGGGCTACGGGCTCACCCGTGACCGGCTGGCGTTGCTCAAGCCGGACGCCCCGATCTGTCACCCGGGACCCATGAACCGCGGCCTGGAGATCGCCGCCGACGCTGCCGACGCGGCCCAGTCCGTCGTCCTCGAGCAGGTCTCCGGCGGTCTCGCGATCCGGATGGCCGTGCTCTACCACCTGCTCGCGGGCGAGGAGTCCTGA
- a CDS encoding dihydroorotase — MTLKITGALVLGEQAGDLYVDDSGVLVDEVLSPDETIDADGLVALPGLVDLHTHLREPGREDAETILSGSRAAAMGGYAAVLAMANTSPVTDTAEAALRVLDLGREAGLVHVQPVGAVTRGLAGEELAELGLMARSRAAVRVFSDDGRCVHDARVMRRALEYVKAFGGVVSQHAQDPTLAGPSACCHEGEVSGRLGLPGWPGVAEEVIVARDVMLARHTGSRVHIAHVSTAGSVEVLRWAKAQGIDVTAEVTPHHLMLTTDLLTGYDPTFKVNPPLRPDEDVEALREALADGTIDAVATDHAPHARHDKEHAFVDAAFGMLGLETALAVVRTALPDLAWADIARVMSAAPAQIAGLEGFGSLDLGSTAHVVLVEPDATVTVDRGASVSLSRNNPWHGRTLRSRVVHTVYGGRVTVRDGALA, encoded by the coding sequence ATGACGCTGAAGATCACCGGCGCGCTCGTGCTGGGGGAGCAGGCCGGGGACCTGTACGTCGACGACTCCGGCGTGCTGGTCGACGAGGTCCTGTCGCCCGACGAGACCATCGACGCCGACGGGCTGGTCGCGCTGCCCGGCCTGGTCGACCTCCACACGCACCTGCGCGAGCCCGGCCGCGAGGACGCCGAGACCATCCTCTCCGGATCGCGTGCCGCAGCCATGGGCGGCTACGCCGCCGTCCTGGCGATGGCCAACACCTCCCCGGTGACCGACACCGCCGAGGCAGCCCTGCGGGTGCTCGACCTCGGCCGGGAGGCGGGTCTCGTTCACGTCCAGCCCGTGGGTGCGGTGACGCGCGGCCTGGCCGGCGAGGAGCTCGCAGAGCTCGGCCTGATGGCGCGCTCGCGCGCCGCCGTGCGCGTCTTCTCAGACGACGGCAGGTGCGTCCACGACGCGCGGGTCATGCGACGGGCGCTGGAGTACGTCAAGGCGTTCGGCGGCGTGGTGTCCCAGCACGCCCAGGACCCGACCCTCGCCGGCCCGAGCGCCTGCTGTCACGAGGGGGAGGTCTCGGGAAGGCTCGGGCTGCCCGGCTGGCCCGGCGTCGCCGAGGAGGTCATCGTGGCCCGCGACGTGATGCTCGCCCGGCACACGGGGTCGCGGGTCCACATCGCCCACGTCTCGACGGCCGGGTCGGTCGAGGTGCTCCGCTGGGCGAAGGCGCAGGGCATCGACGTCACGGCCGAGGTCACGCCCCACCACCTCATGCTCACCACCGACCTGCTCACCGGCTACGACCCGACCTTCAAGGTCAACCCGCCCCTGCGCCCCGACGAGGACGTCGAGGCGCTGCGCGAGGCCCTCGCCGACGGCACCATCGATGCCGTGGCCACCGACCACGCGCCCCACGCCCGCCACGACAAGGAGCACGCCTTCGTCGACGCCGCGTTCGGGATGCTCGGGCTCGAGACGGCGCTGGCCGTCGTGCGCACCGCCCTTCCCGACCTGGCGTGGGCCGACATCGCCCGGGTGATGTCGGCCGCCCCGGCGCAGATCGCCGGTCTCGAGGGCTTCGGCTCGCTCGACCTGGGATCGACGGCCCACGTCGTGCTCGTGGAGCCCGACGCGACCGTGACCGTGGACCGGGGCGCCTCCGTGTCGCTCTCGCGCAACAACCCGTGGCACGGCCGGACGCTCAGGAGCCGGGTGGTGCACACGGTCTACGGCGGCCGCGTCACGGTTCGCGACGGAGCGCTCGCCTAG
- a CDS encoding VOC family protein: MSSSSGGPSWVQVFLDTPAEHFEEALSFWSSVTGWRPSQRRGENGQFLTLLPSGGAAYVKMQAVSERAGVHLDLDSDDRPASIIRARELGATPAWTYHDVEVMRSPGGMVFCQTLGAGESAIARGAATILDQVCLDVPSSLWESEVVFWTELTGREAEMGVRPEFVRLPHPTQARILLQRLEEPRGTVSAHPDMATTDRHGVATLHVRLGARVVEVRDRWTVLTAPGGQVYCLTDRDPSTG; the protein is encoded by the coding sequence ATGAGCAGCTCCTCGGGCGGCCCCTCATGGGTCCAGGTCTTCCTCGACACGCCGGCCGAGCACTTCGAGGAGGCCCTGTCCTTCTGGTCCTCGGTCACCGGCTGGCGACCCTCGCAGCGCCGGGGCGAGAACGGGCAGTTCCTCACGCTGCTGCCGTCCGGAGGGGCGGCGTACGTCAAGATGCAGGCCGTCAGCGAGCGGGCAGGCGTCCACCTCGACCTGGACTCCGACGACCGACCGGCCTCGATCATCCGTGCGCGAGAGCTGGGTGCGACCCCGGCCTGGACCTACCACGACGTCGAGGTGATGCGCTCCCCCGGCGGCATGGTGTTCTGCCAGACGCTCGGCGCCGGCGAGTCGGCGATCGCACGCGGCGCAGCGACGATCCTCGACCAGGTCTGCCTCGACGTCCCCTCCTCCCTGTGGGAGTCCGAGGTCGTGTTCTGGACGGAGCTGACCGGGCGGGAGGCCGAGATGGGCGTTCGACCGGAGTTCGTCAGGCTCCCGCACCCGACGCAGGCGCGGATCCTCCTGCAGCGTCTCGAGGAGCCGCGCGGCACGGTCAGCGCCCACCCGGACATGGCCACGACCGACCGTCACGGCGTCGCCACGCTCCATGTGCGCCTGGGTGCCCGCGTCGTCGAGGTCCGTGATCGGTGGACCGTCCTCACGGCGCCCGGGGGCCAGGTCTACTGCCTGACGGACCGGGACCCCTCGACCGGCTAG
- a CDS encoding VOC family protein, producing the protein MDTAQDFPPAVPQLLHTVLDAVDVRREAEFWRELLGLAYRPGDEVPDDGPDEADWLVLTHPDGRRCLALQAVERLPENRWPETGHPAVTHLDTTVPSVSALDAVHERVLGLGGRLRLDRSDDREEPLRAYASPAGHVFCVFVA; encoded by the coding sequence ATGGACACTGCCCAGGACTTCCCGCCCGCTGTCCCGCAGCTCCTGCACACCGTGCTCGACGCCGTCGACGTACGTCGCGAGGCAGAGTTCTGGCGCGAGCTCCTCGGGCTCGCCTACCGTCCCGGTGACGAGGTGCCGGACGACGGTCCCGACGAGGCCGACTGGCTGGTGCTCACCCACCCGGACGGCCGACGATGTCTTGCGCTGCAGGCGGTCGAGCGACTCCCCGAGAACCGCTGGCCGGAGACGGGTCATCCCGCGGTGACCCACCTCGACACCACGGTTCCTTCGGTCTCGGCGCTGGACGCGGTCCACGAGCGGGTGCTGGGGCTGGGCGGCCGACTGCGCCTGGATCGCAGCGATGACCGCGAGGAGCCGCTGCGGGCGTACGCCAGCCCCGCCGGGCACGTCTTCTGCGTCTTCGTGGCCTGA